A stretch of DNA from Frankiaceae bacterium:
AGTCGCCGAGCACCGCCTTGGCGCCCAGTCCCACGAGGGGGACCAGCAGCTCGGGGGTCTCGTCGGACGGGCGGACCACCACGTCGGAGCGGGTCGCGTCCTCGAGGTACGCGACGAGCGGGACGACGATCGTCCCGCCCTTGGCGTTGTGGGCCTGGACGAGCGCCGCCACGTCGGGCGCGATGTCGGCGAGCGTCCCGATCCCGGACGCCTCGGCATGGCCGCCGTCGAGAGACGCACCCTAGGAGGGCTTGGCGAAACGCCGCGCATGATCACGTGCGGTGACGGCGTCTGGGTCGGCTCCGCAACCGGGTTGCGGGCCGTGCGGGGAAAAGACGCAGATCGCACCCCGGTCAAAGCAAAGGCGCTCACCTGGGACACGGCCGGTCACGCTCGGCCACATCAGGCCGTTTCGCCAAGCGCTACTAGTCCTCACCCCTGCCGGCAAGGCCCGTGACGATCGTGCGCAGGTCGGCCACCTCCGTACGCAACGCGGCCACCTCGCGCGCCAGCTCAGCCACGCTCGGCGGGCGCTCGCCGTCGGCGCGCTCCGCGGGCGGCGGCGCGGCCGCCAGGTCGCGCGGTACGAGGGCGTCGGCGTAGCGCGCCTCCTTGCGGCCAGGCTGGCGCTCGAGCCGTACGACCAGCGGCTCGGCCCGCGACGCCAGTCCATCGAGGACGGACTCGACCTCCTCCACCGACGCGAACGACTGCATCCGATCGGTCCGCGCCCGCAGCTCGCCCGCCGTCTGCGGGCCGCGCAACAGCAGGACGGCGAGCAGCGCGACCTCGGGCGCCGACAGGCCGAGAGCAGGGCCGAGCAGGTGCTCGTGCTTGTCCGCCCGCTCGCCGGTCCGGTGGGTGGTGCGCAGGAACCCGTTCTCCCGCAACGACCTCACGGCGAGCCGGACAGTGGCCGTGTCGTACGACACCACGGGGTCGCGGCTGGTCGTCTGGTTGCACGCGGCGACGAGCGCGTTGTCGGTGAGCGGGTACGCCTGCGGCGTCAGCAGCTGCTTCTCGACGAGGCACCCGAGGACGCGACCCTCGGCGAACGACAGCTCCACGGCGCCAACTCTAGGGTTCAGCCCGACGCCGCGAGCCGCTGCAGCACGGTCTCGCCGTACTTCGCGGGATCGCGCGCGGCCTCGTACTCCCCGGTCCACTCGCCCACGCTGATCGTCACCTGGATGGTGAGGGCGCGGCCCGACAGGGAGTACGCCACCTCGCCCACCCCCCACGAACGCTCCACCGGCCCCGCCGACCACACGCCGCGCGTCAGGACGACCGGCAGCAGGTAGCGCCGCCCCTCCGACAGCGCCAGCGCGGTCATGGGCGGCAGCTCCTCGCGGTCCGCCTCCGACTCGGCCCGCGCCTCGGCCACCGCGCCGCTGAGCTCGCCGCCCATCCCGCCGAAGATCGTGCGCAGCCCGCGCCCCTGCTCGGCCCGCGCCTGACGGCCGACGGCGCCGGCCGGTTGCAGGACCACCGCGTCGACCAAGGGCTCCGGGACGTACGGCTGGAGCACGGCGAGAAAGGCGTCGACGTGCGTACGCCACCCGCGCCCGCGGCGCTTCCACAGGAAGAAGTTCAGGCCGAGCATCCCGACCATCAAGGCGACCACGTAGGGGCTCACGCGAGGCA
This window harbors:
- a CDS encoding DUF480 domain-containing protein; this translates as MELSFAEGRVLGCLVEKQLLTPQAYPLTDNALVAACNQTTSRDPVVSYDTATVRLAVRSLRENGFLRTTHRTGERADKHEHLLGPALGLSAPEVALLAVLLLRGPQTAGELRARTDRMQSFASVEEVESVLDGLASRAEPLVVRLERQPGRKEARYADALVPRDLAAAPPPAERADGERPPSVAELAREVAALRTEVADLRTIVTGLAGRGED